The sequence CTCGGAGCACGGTCTTGAGGGCGCCGGCGTTGGGCGGCGACGCGTCGGGCGTGGACGGGGCGCCGGTGCGCATCCTGGACGCTTATCCCGCCAGGGCCCTCAACGACCCCGGCTCGCCCGCGGAGGTCGTGGTCGAGCTGAGCTCCCAGGCTCCGGCCGTCGTCGAGGTCCAGGTGGCGCTGCTCGACCTCGGCCAGGTCGTGTCGACGTCCAGACGGACTATCGAGGTCGGCCCGGGGACGACGGTCGCGACGCTGGCCGTCGCGGTGCCGCCGGAGGACCCGCGCGGCTACGCGGTGCGCGTGGTGGCCAGGTGGCCCGCAGACGGGGCCTCGTCGCCCAACTGCGGGGCCTCGTCTCCTGCCGACGGGGCCTCGTCGCTCGCCCGCACTGCCTCAGCGTCAGCCAGCAGTGCCTCGTCGCCCGCCGGCGGGACGCCCTCTTCCGCCGGCCAGGCGACGGCGACGACGGCGCTGCTGGCCGCCAGCCATTGGCGCTTGCTGCCGCGCTACGGCTTCCTCAGCGACTTCGCTCCGGCCGCAGGTGGGGCCGCCGACGACCCGGTCGGCCTGCTCGCCCGCTTCCACGTCACGGCGGTCCAGTTCTACGACTGGATGTACAGGCACTACAGGTTCCTGCCGCCCGAGGACGCCGTCGCGGGCGAGGACGAGGTCTTCGTCGACGCGATGGACCGCGAGGTCTCGCTGCGGACCGTCCGCCGGCGCGTGCGCGAGTGCCACGAGCGCGGCATGGCGGCCATCGCCTACGGCGCCGTGTACGGTCCCGAGCCGGAGTTCATCCTCGAGCGCCCCGACTGGCTGCTCTACGACGCCGCCGGCGCTCCCATGCACCTCATCGACCGCTTCTACATCACGGACCTGCGGCCGGGCGGCTGGCGCGAGCACATCCTGGGCGAGTTCGAGTCCGCCGTCGCCGAGGTGGGCTTCGACGGCATCCACATGGACCAGTACGGCTTCCCGAAGCTCGCCTACGACTCGGCCGGCGTCTCGGTGGACGTCAGCGCGGAGTTCGGCGGTCTCATCGACGAGGCCGCCGCGCGGGTCGCGGCGGCGCGCGAGGGCGCCGCGGTCATCTTCAACACGGTCAACGACTGGCCGCTGGACCGCGTGGCGCGCTCCGACCAGGCGGCCATCTACATCGAGGTGTGGTCGCCGCACGACACCTACCGCGACCTGGTCATGCTGGTGCGACGGGCACGGGAGCTGAGCGGCAGGCAGGCGATCCTCGCGGCCTACCTGAGGCCCTTCCACGAGCCCGGCGAGGCGGCCGAGTGGTCCCTGCGCTACGCGACCGCCGTGATCAACGCGGCCGGCGGCCACCACCTGATCCTCGGCGAGGGCGACGCCGTACTGCGCGAGCCCTACTACCCGGACCACGGGCGGCTCAGTGAGCAGGGGCGCGCGGCGACGCGGCGCTACTACGACCACACCGCCGCGTACGCGCACTACCTGCACGCTCAGGACCTGCGCCCGGTGGAGCGCTACTACGCGACGGGAGTGAACACGGCGCTGAACCTCTCGGGCGCTCCCGCCTCCGTCTTCCCCGAGGCGGGCAAGGTCTGGCTCGCCATCGCGCGGCGGTCCGGCCAGATCGTGGTGAACCTCGTGAACCTCACGGCTTTGGAGGACGACCTCTGGGACGCGCCCCGGCCCGCGCCGCGCCGGCTGTCGGGCCTGAGGCTCGAGTGCGAGCCGTTCCTGAGGCCCGACCGCGTCACCTGGACCTCGCCCGACGACGCCGGCTCGCTGGGATCGACGCTAGAGGCCCAGGTCGCGCCGGACGGCCGGGTCACCATCGAGCTGCCGGACCTCGAGCTGTGGCAGACCGTCGTCATCGAGCACTCTTGAACAGCGCCGCTGGCAGCCTCGCCGCTCAGCATCGACCGCAGGGCGCCGTGCCGACGTGCGGTGTCGGCCGCACCTCTCCTCGATCGGCGACCGGATCCAGGCTCCACGACACGCTGGCGTCGCCCATCCCCTCGGGTCCCACCTCCTGCTCCAGGAAGAAGTTGTACCCATCCGTATAAGTGCCGCCGGCCTCGAGCGACAGGTGCGAGGT comes from Trueperaceae bacterium and encodes:
- a CDS encoding glycoside hydrolase family 66 protein; this translates as MRAPALGGDASGVDGAPVRILDAYPARALNDPGSPAEVVVELSSQAPAVVEVQVALLDLGQVVSTSRRTIEVGPGTTVATLAVAVPPEDPRGYAVRVVARWPADGASSPNCGASSPADGASSLARTASASASSASSPAGGTPSSAGQATATTALLAASHWRLLPRYGFLSDFAPAAGGAADDPVGLLARFHVTAVQFYDWMYRHYRFLPPEDAVAGEDEVFVDAMDREVSLRTVRRRVRECHERGMAAIAYGAVYGPEPEFILERPDWLLYDAAGAPMHLIDRFYITDLRPGGWREHILGEFESAVAEVGFDGIHMDQYGFPKLAYDSAGVSVDVSAEFGGLIDEAAARVAAAREGAAVIFNTVNDWPLDRVARSDQAAIYIEVWSPHDTYRDLVMLVRRARELSGRQAILAAYLRPFHEPGEAAEWSLRYATAVINAAGGHHLILGEGDAVLREPYYPDHGRLSEQGRAATRRYYDHTAAYAHYLHAQDLRPVERYYATGVNTALNLSGAPASVFPEAGKVWLAIARRSGQIVVNLVNLTALEDDLWDAPRPAPRRLSGLRLECEPFLRPDRVTWTSPDDAGSLGSTLEAQVAPDGRVTIELPDLELWQTVVIEHS